The Helianthus annuus cultivar XRQ/B chromosome 16, HanXRQr2.0-SUNRISE, whole genome shotgun sequence genome includes a window with the following:
- the LOC110916741 gene encoding GDSL esterase/lipase At1g29660: MKDQLSLAFHVLVYLGLIHVTAFVVSGEPQVPCLFIFGDSLVDSGNNNALTTAAKANYRPYGIDFPQGVTGRFTNGRTVADIIGQLLGFPKFIPPYATAADQEISTGVNYGSGSAGIREESGSHLGDRISMDRQLLNHEKIISRLSALQSNKTFTDEYLKKCIYLSNIGSNDYINNYLIPSIYSTSKTYTADEYAAVLVQQYSQQLKTIYNLGARKIAVFGLGQVGCTPAEIKRFGTNGKPCVEWINDAVQLFNDKLKSLVAKLNTDYQDARFTLINLTSISAPQGDVPLPNTPCCQVGEDGQCVPDSKPCLVRALTVFYDGFHPSEISNTAIATRSYISVIPMDTYPYDISHLARL; the protein is encoded by the exons ATGAAGGATCAACTTAGCCTAGCATTTCATGTCCTCGTATATTTAGGATTGATACATGTTACAGCATTTGTAGTTTCAGGTGAACCACAAGTTCCGTGTTTGTTCATATTTGGGGACTCTTTGGTCGATAGTGGCAATAACAATGCACTCACAACGGCCGCTAAGGCCAACTACCGGCCCTATGGGATTGATTTTCCACAGGGTGTCACCGGTAGATTCACCAATGGCCGAACTGTCGCAGACATCATTG GTCAACTTCTAGGTTTTCCTAAGTTCATTCCACCTTATGCTACCGCAGCTGATCAAGAGATTAGCACCGGCGTAAACTATGGTAGTGGTAGTGCTGGTATCAGAGAGGAATCTGGAAGTCATCTG GGTGATCGGATCAGCATGGATAGACAATTACTTAATCACGAAAAAATAATTTCACGCCTTTCCGCCTTGCAAAGCAATAAGACATTTACGGATGAATACCTGAAGAAATGCATTTACTTGTCAAATATAGGAAGCAACGACTACATTAATAACTACTTGATACCTAGCATTTACTCTACGAGCAAAACATATACGGCTGATGAATATGCAGCGGTTCTTGTGCAACAGTACTCTCAACAGCTAAAG ACGATATACAATTTGGGAGCTAGGAAGATTGCTGTGTTTGGTCTAGGGCAAGTAGGATGCACCCCAGCTGAGATAAAAAGGTTTGGCACCAACGGGAAACCTTGCGTAGAGTGGATCAATGATGCGGTTCAATTATTTAATGACAAGCTTAAGAGTCTTGTTGCTAAGCTTAACACTGATTATCAAGATGCAAGATTCACTTTGATCAACCTTACCAGTATATCAGCACCACAGGGAG ATGTACCATTACCGAATACTCCTTGTTGTCAAGTAGGGGAAGATGGACAATGCGTTCCGGATTCAAAGCCTTGTCTTGTTCGCGCTTTAACTGTCTTCTATGATGGTTTTCATCCAAGTGAAATATCGAACACAGCCATTGCAACAAGGTCATATATTTCAGTGATTCCCATGGATACATATCCATATGATATTAGTCATTTGGCTCGACTTTAA
- the LOC110919816 gene encoding uncharacterized protein LOC110919816 produces MAAIIGCQAEVFPFRYLGLTVGANMNRVANWKPVYDIVDARLAKRKAVMLSMGGRITLIKSVLESLPTYYFSLYKAPVQGEVGNGVSIQSWIDPWSSDGPLSLRFPALFDLEMKKDCKIADRIVISGGISRFSWQWKRPLEAGQEVDEMIDLCRLLINFELKEEVDKWVWTGSVDNLFSVGSVKELLTKNIDSQGIYIPSRCRWIPRKCNVFMDALKKRNIDRGDQTCVLCGEVDETVEHLFTSCNIASTVWSIVSMWCKIPMIWAFSVRDLLESHENIDLKGKKKQVIQGIIRIGCWSIWKARNESRFNNNPVKLEVIIREIKSVGFLWLNSRSKDSAVKWEEWCNFVNM; encoded by the exons ATGGCGGCTATTATTGGGTGTCAAGCTGAGGTTTTCCCGTTCAGATATCTTGGCCTGACTGTTGGAGCTAACATGAATAGGGTTGCCAACTGGAAGCCGGTGTATGATATAGTTGATGCTAGACTTGCGAAGAGGAAAGCGGTGATGCTTTCTATGGGAGGGAGAATTACGTTGATTAAGTCGGTCCTTGAGAGTTTACCGACTTATTACTTTTCTCTTTATAAAGCCCCGGTTCAG ggAGAAGTTGGTAACGGGGTTTCGATTCAGTCCTGGATTGATCCGTGGTCGAGTGATGGGCCTTTGAGTCTTAGGTTCCCAGCTCTTTTCGATTTGGAGATGAAGAAAGATTGTAAAATTGCCGACAGGATCGTTATTTCTGGTGGGATCTCTAGATTTAGTTGGCAATGGAAGCGGCCGTTGGAGGCCGGGCAGGAGGTCGACGAGATGATTGATTTATGCAGACTGCTTATTAATTTCGAGCTAAAAGAGGAGGTAGATAAGTGGGTTTGGACTGGTTCGGTGGATAATCTGTTTAGCGTTGGTTCGGTTAAGGagcttttgactaaaaatatagaTTCACAGGGGATTTATATTCCGAGCAGGTGTAGATGGATCCCTCGGAAATGCAACGTATTTATGGATGCTCTCAAGAAAAGGAATATAGATAGGGGAGATCAAACTTGTGTGCTTTGTGGCGAAGTGGACGAAACTGTGGAACACCTTTTTACTTCGTGTAATATTGCGTCGACAGTTTGGTCTATTGTGAGCATGTGGTGCAAAATTCCTATGATTTGGGCGTTTTCGGTGAGGGACCTTCTTGAATCACACGAAAATATCGATCTCAAAGGAAAGAAAAAACAAGTTATACAAGGTATTATTAGAATCGGTTGTTGGAGTATTTGGAAGGCTAGGAACGAGTCTAGATTCAACAACAATCCTGTGAAGTTGGAGGTGATTATTAGGGAGATCAAATCGGTGGGATTTTTATGGCTTAATTCTAGATCTAAGGATAGTGCTGTTAAATGGGAGGAGTGGTGTaattttgtaaatatgtaa